Proteins encoded within one genomic window of Bradyrhizobium sp. 186:
- a CDS encoding catechol 2,3-dioxygenase, with amino-acid sequence MQPEPILDLAHLGHMELLTPKPDESLRFFVDVMGMTVSGQKGESVYLRGWDDYERYSLKLTASKTSGMEHMALRARSQQALERRVAALQGSGFDIGWTDGDMGQGPTFRCRDPDGHIVELYYETEWYQAPPELKPALKNQAQRFPARGVNVRRLDHLNCLAADIKANREFFENYLGCRLTEQIVLNDGREAAMWLTMSNKSYDFAYSLDHSGVPGRFHHVTYALDSREEILRAADIFLENGVHIETGPHKHAIQQTFFLYVYEPGGNRVEVANAGARLILAPDWRPIVWTEEERKKGQAWGLKTIESFHTHGTPPVEVKKHS; translated from the coding sequence ATGCAGCCCGAACCGATCCTCGATCTCGCTCATCTCGGCCATATGGAGCTGCTGACGCCGAAGCCGGACGAGAGCCTGAGATTCTTCGTCGACGTCATGGGCATGACCGTCAGCGGGCAAAAAGGCGAGTCGGTCTATCTGCGCGGCTGGGACGATTACGAGCGCTATTCACTCAAGCTCACCGCGTCAAAAACCTCCGGCATGGAACACATGGCGCTGCGCGCGCGCAGCCAGCAGGCGCTTGAGCGCCGCGTCGCTGCGCTCCAGGGTTCCGGCTTCGACATCGGCTGGACCGACGGCGACATGGGGCAGGGGCCGACCTTCCGCTGCCGCGATCCCGACGGCCACATCGTCGAGCTCTATTATGAGACCGAATGGTATCAGGCGCCGCCCGAGCTAAAACCTGCGCTGAAGAACCAGGCCCAGCGTTTTCCCGCGCGCGGCGTCAACGTCCGTCGCCTCGATCATCTCAATTGCCTCGCCGCCGACATCAAGGCCAACCGCGAATTCTTCGAGAACTATCTCGGCTGCCGCCTGACCGAGCAGATCGTGCTCAATGACGGCCGCGAAGCCGCGATGTGGCTGACGATGTCGAACAAGAGCTACGACTTCGCCTATTCACTGGACCATTCCGGCGTGCCGGGCCGCTTTCACCACGTCACCTACGCGCTCGACAGCCGCGAGGAGATTCTTCGCGCTGCCGACATCTTTCTCGAGAACGGCGTCCATATCGAGACCGGCCCGCACAAGCACGCAATCCAGCAGACCTTCTTCCTCTACGTCTACGAGCCCGGCGGCAACCGCGTTGAAGTCGCCAATGCCGGTGCGCGGCTGATCCTCGCGCCGGACTGGAGGCCGATCGTCTGGACGGAAGAGGAGCGCAAGAAGGGCCAGGCGTGGGGATTGAAGACGATCGAGTCCTTCCACACCCACGGCACGCCGCCGGTGGAGGTCAAGAAACATTCCTAA